In Citrus sinensis cultivar Valencia sweet orange chromosome 4, DVS_A1.0, whole genome shotgun sequence, one DNA window encodes the following:
- the LOC107174327 gene encoding uncharacterized protein LOC107174327, with amino-acid sequence MSKGKEKVIEVDDDELDFLPSLLADPAFDLGIPLEPIRPSIGTSARRMSPEATTSNSNDDGSSDSVDTLSEDPREDSGEASSLEVSQPERKRNLGGKALAENYAVDLMTCMTIIEDLIDLRTIYDIPDGIPLRVPGKKDNHSRPPKGYVTLFLERFKFWMRQPLQPYFVQILSGLHLAPGQLNPNGWRVETVLANSYSCRELLSTYNLFESRLIPTNLEMEDVVIGAMNRKRHLPNAAKRHHHKDAPPGKRVNTTEQVAPLKTLPPSPPKAGETSGIASGADPTSSPLAAGLKPCLPDNRPEMVPYFSEFSRLVSKKDFEKFDGNTLDELVGAMQFSAFHLGCMTTYYKAKAKAITLEEELNKVKEDLQTQKATYEAQLESLSASHQTQVEKMEKEADNQYDQGLWLSYRCIMVVLGKQHPNLKMDELAAGVAEYMDEKVAKEDGRELEPNASEETTSPPFTALTDVADASFETFEPFRALETYWNFGGLLAFT; translated from the exons ATGTCAAAAGGCAAAGAGAAAGTGATTGAGGTTGACGATGACGAGTTAGACTTCCTACCTAGTCTACTCGCTGATCCCGCTTTTGACCTCGGGATTCCTCTAGAACCGATAAGACCTAGTATAGGGACTAGTGCTAGGAGAATGTCTCCTGAAGCAACCACTTCAAATAGCAATGATGACGGGTCTTCTGATTCGGTGGATACACTAAGTGAGGACCCGCGTGAAGACTCTGGTGAAGCATCCTCACTAGAGGTATCACAACCAGAAAGGAAGAGGAACCTAGGGGGTAAAGCTTTAGCAGAAAACTATGCTGTTGACCTCATGACCTGTATGACCATAATAGAGGACCTCATAGATCTTCGAACTATTTATGACATCCCTGATGGTATACCTCTTAGGGTTCCAGGTAAAAAGGATAATCACAGTCGACCTCCTAAGGGATATGTTACTCTGTTTCTAGAAAGGTTTAAGTTTTGGATGAGGCAGCCCTTACAACCTTATTTCGTCCAGATACTTAGTGGGTTACACTTAGCTCCTGGTCAGCTTAACCCTAACGGGTGGAGA GTCGAGACTGTGTTGGCCAATTCCTACTCGTGCAGAGAATTGCTGTCCACTTACAACTTGTTTGAATCTCGCCTGATACCCACCAACCTCGAGATGGAGGACGTTGTGATCGGGGCTATGAACAGGAAACGTCATCTTCCCAATGCTGCTAAGCGACATCACCATAAGGATGCTCCTCCTGGCAAACGGGTCAACACTACGGAGCAGGTCGCCCCTTTGAAGACTCTGCCACCTTCTCCTCCTAAGGCCGGCGAAACCAGTGGGATTGCCAGTGGCGCTGATCCCACTTCTTCGCCTCTAGCTGCAGGCCTAAAACCTTGTCTACCTGATAATCGACCAGAGATGGTCCCTTATTTCAGCGAGTTTTCTAGGCTCGTGAGCAAGAAAGACTTCGAGAAATTTGATGGCAACACTCTAGACGAGCTGGTCGGAGCTATGCAGTTCAGTGCCTTTCATCTCGGTTGTATGACCACTTATTATAAGGCGAAG GCAAAGGCTATCACTCTTGAGGAGGAGCTGAATAAGGTTAAGGAGGACTTGCAGACGCAAAAAGCAACCTACGAAGCTCAGCTCGAATCCCTCAGTGCTTCTCACCAGACTCAAGTTGAAAAAATGGAGAAGGAAGCTGACAACCAGTACGACCAGGGGCTTTGGCTTTCTTATCGGTGCATCATGGTCGTTCTCGGGAAGCAGCATCCTAATCTAAAGATGGATGAGCTTGCCGCTGGTGTTGCTGAATATATGGACGAGAAAGTGGCCAAAGAAGATGGCAGAGAGTTAGAGCCAAATGCATCTGAGGAGACAACCTCCCCTCCTTTTACAGCCCTTACTGATGTTGCCGATGCAA gctttgagacttttgaGCCTTTTCGTGCCTTAGAAACTTATTGGAACTTTGGtggtctgctcgccttcactTGA
- the LOC102614695 gene encoding probable LRR receptor-like serine/threonine-protein kinase At3g47570 isoform X2, which translates to MLSPISIFCCLATLSLSLLLHSHKTICANSNETDRLALLAIKLQLHDPLGVTSSWNNSMSLCQWTGVTCGRRHQRVTRLDLRNQSIGGPLSPYVGNLSFLRYINLANNGFLGEIPPQIGRLNMLEGLVLSNNSFSGTIPTNLSRRSNLIELSVDTNYLVGEIPSAIGSLFKLERLFIFHNHITGQLPASIGNLSSLLAFDVRENILWGRIDSLVQLRNLRLLDIAFNHFSGMIPPPIFNISSLEVISLSENRFTGSLPVDAGVNLPNLRQLSPNGNNFTGSIPVSLSNASRLEMIEFSRNQFSGRVSVDFSRLKNLSFLNMGINNLGTRTANELDFINLLTNCSKLERLYFNRNRFQGVLPQSMANFSSTIKQIAMGRNRISGTIPPGIRSHANLNWLTMDSNLFTGTIPPVIGELKNLQLLDLGGNFLQGSIPSSLGNLTLLTYLKLGFNNLQGIIPSSLANCNSLLGLNVSHNKLTGTFPQQILSITTISLYLALDNNLLNGPLPPQVGNFKTLMRLDVSGNKFSELSKATDNFSPANKIGEGGFGIVYKGILGKNRTEVAVKVINLEQKGASKSFVAECKALRNIRHRNLIKIITICSSRDSQGVDFKAIVYEYMQNGSLEEWLHQSNDQLEVYDLSLTQRLNIAIDVACAIEYLHYYCEPSIVHGDLKPSNVLLDQDVVAHVSDFGLAKFLSSRNPDTAVETRPSSTGIKGTVGYVAPEYGMGRGASMKGDVYSFGILLLELFTRRRPTDAMFSGGLTLHEFSKMSLPEKVIQIVDSSLLSEVMASSSKSTTWRDGRARAEDCFETVIRIGVHCSMESPTERMEMRDVVARLCHARETFLGRWI; encoded by the exons ATGCTTAGCCCCATTTCCATCTTTTGCTGCCTTGCTACTCTCAGCCTCAGCTTGTTGCTTCATTCTCATAAAACCATTTGTGCCAATTCAAACGAGACAGATCGTCTTGCATTGCTTGCTATCAAGTTACAGCTTCACGATCCACTAGGAGTTACAAGTTCATGGAATAATTCGATGAGCTTGTGCCAATGGACAGGGGTGACTTGCGGTCGACGGCATCAAAGGGTAACCAGGTTAGATCTGAGAAACCAAAGCATAGGAGGTCCTTTATCTCCTTATGTTGGGAATCTCAGCTTCCTCAGGTACATCAACCTCGCAAACAACGGCTTCCTTGGTGAAATCCCCCCTCAAATTGGCCGTCTGAACATGCTTGAAGGGCTGGTGCTCTCCAACAATTCTTTTTCGGGTACAATACCTACAAATTTGTCCCGTCGCTCTAACCTTATCGAACTTTCTGTCGATACCAACTACCTTGTCGGAGAAATTCCTTCAGCGATCGGCAGCTTGTTCAAGCTTGAGCGATTGTTCATTTTTCACAATCATATAACAGGGCAGCTCCCAGCTTCCATCGGGAATCTTTCATCTCTTCTTGCATTTGATGTTCGGGAGAATATTTTGTGGGGGAGAATTGACAGCCTAGTCCAACTTAGAAACTTACGTCTTCTCGACATAGCTTTTAATCACTTCTCTGGTATGATTCCTCCTCCAATTTTCAATATCTCTTCCCTTGAGGTGATTTCTCTCTCGGAAAATAGATTTACAGGTAGTTTACCAGTTGATGCGGGGGTCAATCTTCCAAACCTTAGACAGCTTAGTCCTAATGGAAATAATTTCACTGGATCTATCCCAGTTTCATTGTCCAATGCTTCGCGTCTTGAAATGATTGAATTTTCCAGAAATCAATTCAGTGGAAGAGTCTCAGTTGATTTTAGTAGGCTTAAGAATCTGTCATTTCTAAATATGGGGATTAATAATTTGGGAACCAGGACAGCCAATGAACTTGATTTTATAAACCTTCTAACAAACTGTAGCAAATTGGAGAGGCTTTACTTTAATAGGAATCGTTTTCAAGGAGTGCTCCCACAATCTATGGCAAACTTCTCATCAACAATAAAGCAAATCGCCATGGGTAGAAACCGAATTTCCGGCACCATACCTCCGGGGATAAGAAGTCATGCCAATCTAAATTGGTTGACAATGGATTCAAACCTATTTACTGGCACTATTCCTCCGGTAATTGGTGAGCTTAAAAACTTGCAATTACTAGACCTGGGTGGAAACTTTTTACAGGGTAGCATTCCCTCATCTCTAGGTAATTTGACGCTGCTAACGTATTTGAAACTGGGATTCAATAACTTGCAGGGCATTATACCCTCCTCCCTAGCAAATTGCAATAGTTTGTTGGGGTTGAACGTCTCCCACAATAAGCTCACTGGTACTTTTCCTCAGCAAATTCTCAGCATAACGACTATTTCACTTTATTTGGCGTTGGATAATAATCTTTTAAACGGCCCTCTTCCTCCACAAGTGGGTAACTTCAAGACTCTCATGCGCTTGGATGTATCCGGAAACAAATTTTCTG AGCTGAGTAAGGCAACTGATAACTTCTCACCGGCAAACAAGATTGGTGAGGGAGGCTTTGGCATTGTGTACAAGGGAATCTTGGGCAAAAATAGAACAGAAGTTGCAGTAAAGGTGATTAATCTTGAGCAGAAAGGGGCTTCCAAGAGTTTTGTGGCTGAATGTAAAGCATTAAGAAATATTCGCCACCGAAatctcatcaaaatcatcacaaTTTGCTCTAGCAGAGATTCCCAAGGGGTTGATTTCAAGGCTATTGTTTATGAATATATGCAAAATGGAAGTTTAGAGGAGTGGTTGCATCAGAGCAATGATCAACTCGAAGTTTACGATTTGAGTCTCACTCAAAGACTAAACATAGCCATTGACGTTGCTTGTGCAATTGAATATCTTCACTACTATTGTGAACCATCCATTGTTCATGGAGATCTTAAACCAAGCAATGTTCTGCTTGATCAGGATGTAGTCGCCCATGTGAGTGACTTTGGGCTGGCAAAATTTCTATCCAGTCGCAATCCTGACACTGCTGTGGAAACTCGACCAAGCTCAACTGGGATAAAAGGCACTGTGGGCTATGTTGCTCCAG AGTATGGCATGGGCAGGGGAGCATCCATGAAAGGAGATGTATACAGTTTTGGAATTCTGTTGCTGGAGTTGTTTACAAGAAGGCGACCAACCGATGCCATGTTTAGTGGAGGACTTACTCTCCATGAATTTTCCAAGATGTCTTTACCAGAAAAAGTGATACAGATTGTTGATTCTTCACTTCTATCGGAGGTAATGGCAAGCAGCTCTAAGAGTACTACTTGGAGAGATGGAAGGGCCAGAGCAGAGGACTGCTTTGAGACTGTAATTAGAATTGGTGTTCATTGCTCAATGGAATCTCCAACTGAGCGGATGGAGATGAGAGATGTTGTTGCTAGGTTATGCCACGCAAGGGAGACTTTTCTTGGCAGGTGGATTTGA
- the LOC102614695 gene encoding putative receptor-like protein kinase At3g47110 isoform X1, translating into MLSPISIFCCLATLSLSLLLHSHKTICANSNETDRLALLAIKLQLHDPLGVTSSWNNSMSLCQWTGVTCGRRHQRVTRLDLRNQSIGGPLSPYVGNLSFLRYINLANNGFLGEIPPQIGRLNMLEGLVLSNNSFSGTIPTNLSRRSNLIELSVDTNYLVGEIPSAIGSLFKLERLFIFHNHITGQLPASIGNLSSLLAFDVRENILWGRIDSLVQLRNLRLLDIAFNHFSGMIPPPIFNISSLEVISLSENRFTGSLPVDAGVNLPNLRQLSPNGNNFTGSIPVSLSNASRLEMIEFSRNQFSGRVSVDFSRLKNLSFLNMGINNLGTRTANELDFINLLTNCSKLERLYFNRNRFQGVLPQSMANFSSTIKQIAMGRNRISGTIPPGIRSHANLNWLTMDSNLFTGTIPPVIGELKNLQLLDLGGNFLQGSIPSSLGNLTLLTYLKLGFNNLQGIIPSSLANCNSLLGLNVSHNKLTGTFPQQILSITTISLYLALDNNLLNGPLPPQVGNFKTLMRLDVSGNKFSGEIPATLSACTDLEYLNISGNSFSGSIPLSLESLKSIQELDLSSNNLAGQIPEYLKNLPFLEFLNLSYNHFEGEVPTKGVFNNKTRFSIAGNGKLCGGLDELHLPSCQSKGSLTTLLKVVIPVTVSCLISSVCFTVVYVWRRRSSRKASNMLLMERQLLMDSYAELSKATDNFSPANKIGEGGFGIVYKGILGKNRTEVAVKVINLEQKGASKSFVAECKALRNIRHRNLIKIITICSSRDSQGVDFKAIVYEYMQNGSLEEWLHQSNDQLEVYDLSLTQRLNIAIDVACAIEYLHYYCEPSIVHGDLKPSNVLLDQDVVAHVSDFGLAKFLSSRNPDTAVETRPSSTGIKGTVGYVAPEYGMGRGASMKGDVYSFGILLLELFTRRRPTDAMFSGGLTLHEFSKMSLPEKVIQIVDSSLLSEVMASSSKSTTWRDGRARAEDCFETVIRIGVHCSMESPTERMEMRDVVARLCHARETFLGRWI; encoded by the exons ATGCTTAGCCCCATTTCCATCTTTTGCTGCCTTGCTACTCTCAGCCTCAGCTTGTTGCTTCATTCTCATAAAACCATTTGTGCCAATTCAAACGAGACAGATCGTCTTGCATTGCTTGCTATCAAGTTACAGCTTCACGATCCACTAGGAGTTACAAGTTCATGGAATAATTCGATGAGCTTGTGCCAATGGACAGGGGTGACTTGCGGTCGACGGCATCAAAGGGTAACCAGGTTAGATCTGAGAAACCAAAGCATAGGAGGTCCTTTATCTCCTTATGTTGGGAATCTCAGCTTCCTCAGGTACATCAACCTCGCAAACAACGGCTTCCTTGGTGAAATCCCCCCTCAAATTGGCCGTCTGAACATGCTTGAAGGGCTGGTGCTCTCCAACAATTCTTTTTCGGGTACAATACCTACAAATTTGTCCCGTCGCTCTAACCTTATCGAACTTTCTGTCGATACCAACTACCTTGTCGGAGAAATTCCTTCAGCGATCGGCAGCTTGTTCAAGCTTGAGCGATTGTTCATTTTTCACAATCATATAACAGGGCAGCTCCCAGCTTCCATCGGGAATCTTTCATCTCTTCTTGCATTTGATGTTCGGGAGAATATTTTGTGGGGGAGAATTGACAGCCTAGTCCAACTTAGAAACTTACGTCTTCTCGACATAGCTTTTAATCACTTCTCTGGTATGATTCCTCCTCCAATTTTCAATATCTCTTCCCTTGAGGTGATTTCTCTCTCGGAAAATAGATTTACAGGTAGTTTACCAGTTGATGCGGGGGTCAATCTTCCAAACCTTAGACAGCTTAGTCCTAATGGAAATAATTTCACTGGATCTATCCCAGTTTCATTGTCCAATGCTTCGCGTCTTGAAATGATTGAATTTTCCAGAAATCAATTCAGTGGAAGAGTCTCAGTTGATTTTAGTAGGCTTAAGAATCTGTCATTTCTAAATATGGGGATTAATAATTTGGGAACCAGGACAGCCAATGAACTTGATTTTATAAACCTTCTAACAAACTGTAGCAAATTGGAGAGGCTTTACTTTAATAGGAATCGTTTTCAAGGAGTGCTCCCACAATCTATGGCAAACTTCTCATCAACAATAAAGCAAATCGCCATGGGTAGAAACCGAATTTCCGGCACCATACCTCCGGGGATAAGAAGTCATGCCAATCTAAATTGGTTGACAATGGATTCAAACCTATTTACTGGCACTATTCCTCCGGTAATTGGTGAGCTTAAAAACTTGCAATTACTAGACCTGGGTGGAAACTTTTTACAGGGTAGCATTCCCTCATCTCTAGGTAATTTGACGCTGCTAACGTATTTGAAACTGGGATTCAATAACTTGCAGGGCATTATACCCTCCTCCCTAGCAAATTGCAATAGTTTGTTGGGGTTGAACGTCTCCCACAATAAGCTCACTGGTACTTTTCCTCAGCAAATTCTCAGCATAACGACTATTTCACTTTATTTGGCGTTGGATAATAATCTTTTAAACGGCCCTCTTCCTCCACAAGTGGGTAACTTCAAGACTCTCATGCGCTTGGATGTATCCGGAAACAAATTTTCTGGTGAGATTCCTGCTACTCTAAGTGCTTGTACAGATTTAGAATATCTTAATATTTCGGGCAATTCTTTTAGTGGAAGCATTCCTCTTTCATTGGAATCCTTGAAAAGCATCCAAGAGCTAGATCTCTCAAGTAATAATTTAGCCGGCCAGATTCCAGAATATCTTAAGAATCTACCCTTTTTGGAATTCTTGAATCTTTCATACAATCATTTTGAGGGTGAAGTACCAACAAAAGGGGTTTTCAACAACAaaacaagattttcaattgCCGGGAATGGAAAGCTATGTGGGGGTTTAGATGAATTGCATTTACCATCTTGCCAATCCAAAGGATCCTTAACCACTCTTCTCAAGGTGGTGATTCCTGTGACAGTCTCATGTTTGATCTCATCAGTATGTTTTACTGTTGTTTATGTTTGGAGAAGGAGATCTTCACGTAAAGCTTCTAATATGTTGCTGATGGAACGACAACTTCTAATGGATTCTTATGCAGAGCTGAGTAAGGCAACTGATAACTTCTCACCGGCAAACAAGATTGGTGAGGGAGGCTTTGGCATTGTGTACAAGGGAATCTTGGGCAAAAATAGAACAGAAGTTGCAGTAAAGGTGATTAATCTTGAGCAGAAAGGGGCTTCCAAGAGTTTTGTGGCTGAATGTAAAGCATTAAGAAATATTCGCCACCGAAatctcatcaaaatcatcacaaTTTGCTCTAGCAGAGATTCCCAAGGGGTTGATTTCAAGGCTATTGTTTATGAATATATGCAAAATGGAAGTTTAGAGGAGTGGTTGCATCAGAGCAATGATCAACTCGAAGTTTACGATTTGAGTCTCACTCAAAGACTAAACATAGCCATTGACGTTGCTTGTGCAATTGAATATCTTCACTACTATTGTGAACCATCCATTGTTCATGGAGATCTTAAACCAAGCAATGTTCTGCTTGATCAGGATGTAGTCGCCCATGTGAGTGACTTTGGGCTGGCAAAATTTCTATCCAGTCGCAATCCTGACACTGCTGTGGAAACTCGACCAAGCTCAACTGGGATAAAAGGCACTGTGGGCTATGTTGCTCCAG AGTATGGCATGGGCAGGGGAGCATCCATGAAAGGAGATGTATACAGTTTTGGAATTCTGTTGCTGGAGTTGTTTACAAGAAGGCGACCAACCGATGCCATGTTTAGTGGAGGACTTACTCTCCATGAATTTTCCAAGATGTCTTTACCAGAAAAAGTGATACAGATTGTTGATTCTTCACTTCTATCGGAGGTAATGGCAAGCAGCTCTAAGAGTACTACTTGGAGAGATGGAAGGGCCAGAGCAGAGGACTGCTTTGAGACTGTAATTAGAATTGGTGTTCATTGCTCAATGGAATCTCCAACTGAGCGGATGGAGATGAGAGATGTTGTTGCTAGGTTATGCCACGCAAGGGAGACTTTTCTTGGCAGGTGGATTTGA